Below is a genomic region from Erigeron canadensis isolate Cc75 chromosome 7, C_canadensis_v1, whole genome shotgun sequence.
CTTCCTCTACCCacccaaaatacccttcattttttttcctcatttttaaaaaaactgttTTATGAATGTTGcaattaaaattaacaaaagCACCTCATCTACATTTTTTGGGATGATCATTGAAAAAGTTTGGAAATGGTCACAAGGATACTCCAGTTTAGCTGCGTACATCTGAATCAAAAATATGTCCTACCTTAATAACTAAAAGTTAGTTATAAGATACATACATCTAGATGTAAAGAAAATGGACTAGTTAGTCCACTGAGAAACAGTTCCATACTGGTTTGGGTCAAAACTAGGGGTGTGCAGTTGCAGTGCACAACCAATACAAACTGCCTTTGAACTGGAACTGAAAATctgaatatattaaaatttggaGCTCAATCGCATACTACCAGTGCAGTGATGCTTTGGTCTCGCTTAGCATTGGTTTTGGACGACCACACTAAAACAGGACAAAAACCATACTTTGGTATAAATTTGAAGAGACATGAACTGACTATATTACATTTGGTTTGGATACATGGTATTGACCTAAACTTTATGTGCTCGTGGCCAAAAGAAAGACATTTTCAATTGTTAGTCGAAATGTGCAGGTTCTAGGTGTGTTGTACGCAGATACTAATGAACAGTTTAAAAGACAAAGCGATGTAAAGCTAGGGTTATAAGTTTGACGTATTTGAAGTGACTTTAAGATGTTTGTTTATAACTGTATTTTGTATAGATTAGTTGCATGCCTCATTACCAATAAAATCCCAATCTAAgttgatttatttaatttattcataCCCAAAAAGTATATTGcaaaataattttcaaagaGTGTGTCACCTATACAGAAAAGTTTGTGACTTTTAAAGTACTAAACAAGGGTATCATAGTCACTTAATCATACTAGAATTACAGGAGTTGACAGCAATggaatagaggtcaagatcagATAAATTGACTTTAACACCACTCCATGGTATGTTTGGGCCACATTCAGTAGGTAAACATGTGTTCTTCACAatttattatacatacatatacattccTATAAAGACCACTATTCTCCAAATGTTCTAACTATCTTTGCAATCGACAATTACTACTAAAAGCAATCAACAATCCAAAATGGTTGCACCATCAAGTTTCTTGGTTGCTTTTATCTTTCTCtcattctttttttgtttttatcctCATCACGCAATAGCTCAACATGCTGTCAAGCCCGTTACGAGACACTATAAGTTTGATGTAAGCTTAGTGATCATAACagtttacatatatagattttttctttttgatcttTTTACGTGTGGTTTACTTGACATTGTATGCATATTTAGATACGATTGCAAAATGTGACAAGACTGTGTCAAACCAAAAGCATAATAACCGTCAATGGGAAATTCCCGGGCCCAAGGATTATTGCTAGGGAAGGTGACCGGTTGGTGATCAAGGTGGTGAACCATGTATCAGACAATATTACTATTCATTGGTatgtttagtaacattttttaaaaattttaaatatggcaGAATAAAACAGAATCCGGTCTTTGTAACACGATTattgaatatgttttttttttatgagggCAGGCATGGAGTTCGACAATTTCGTAGTGCATGGGCTGATGGGCCAGCTTACATTACTCAATGCCCCATTCAAACGGGCCAATCATATGTCTACAACTTCACCATTGTTGGTCAGACAGGAACCCTTTGGTACCATGCCCATGTTTCATGGATTAGGTCGACCCTTTACGGGCCAATTGTCATTCTCCCAAGACGTAACACTTCATACCCTTTTGTGAAACCTTACAAGGAAGTCCCCGTTATATTTGGTAATATATCTATCCTTTTCTTAAGCTACTTTTTTGGCCCATTGGTTGTTTCCTTATTCAAACTATATTCTTTTGATCAACAGGTGAATGGTGGAAGGCCGATACAGAAGCCGTGATCAACCAGGCCCTTCAGACCGGAGCTGGCCCAAATAATTCAGATGCTTATACCATTAACGGGCTGCCTGGGCCACTATACAATTGTTCTTCACCAAAAGGTTTATTCTAATTCTTTATAAATACTCATAATCAAGAGTAATAACTAGATACTTTATGAACCAACAGTTTTTGACCCGAACCATTTTAATGGGCTTGACGTGTCCATTTTGCCAactttagtttattatttttattttcacagTGGTACTGCAAGTGAATAACCTTAATCTACATGCAGAAACTTTCCATCTCAAGGTGAAGCCCGGGAAGACATACCTTCTTCGTTTGATCAATGCTGCCCTCAATGACGAACTCTTTTTCAAAATCACAAACCACACATTTACGATTGTCGATGCTGATGCAAGTTATGTGAAGCCATTTACAACAGATACAATCTACATTACACCAGGCCAGACAACTAATGTTCTACTCAAGACCAAAAACCTCACCTCAAACGCCAAATTCTTGATGGCAGCCAGACCCTATTCCACTGCAGCTGCAGGAACATTTGACAACACCACCGTTGCAGGTGTTCTCGAGTACAACGCTAATATGATGTCATTCACCAATGCTTCCATCAAAGGCCTACCCCTGCCTTCACTCCCTGCTATAAATGCCACTTCATATGTAGCCAATTGGACCAATAAATTTCGCAGTTTGGGAAATTCACAATTCCCAGTAAATGTTCCACAAACTGTCCAAAACCGTTACTTTTTCACTGTCGGGCTAGGGACTGACCCGTGTCCCAAAAACCAAACATGTCAAGGACCCAATAATAACACCAAATTTGCAGCCTCAATCAACAACATTTCCTTTAACACGCCAACTATTGCACTTCTTCAAGCGCAATACTTGGGAAAAACAAATGGGCTTTTTTCCACAAACTTCCCGTCATTCCCTCTTAACCAATTCAATTACACGGGCACCCCGCCTAACAACACCATGGTTTCTCATGGGACTAAAGTCGTAGTCCTACCATACAACACCACGGTGGAGCTGGTTATGCAAGGCACCAGCATTCTTGGGGCTGAAAACCACCCTCTTCATCTACACGGACACAACGTTTATGTAGTCGGTCAAGGTACAGGAAATTTTAATTCTGCAACTGACCCTGCCAACTATAATCTTGTTGACCCGGTTGAAAGAAACACAGTTGGTGTGCCTTCTGGCGGATGGGTTGCAGTCAGATTTCGGGCTGATAATCCCGGGGTTTGGTTTATGCATTGTCATATTGAGATTCACTTGAGTTGGGGTTTGAAAATGGCTTGGGCTGTTAAAGATGGAAACCTTCCAAACCAAAAGTTACCTCCGCCACCTTCTGATCTTCCAAAGTGCTGACTTTGACTTTATTTGGTTACCCAAAATGTTGACTTTGACTCCATGAGTCTTTTGTTTTTCGAGTTTCCAAGTTACGTATTTGTGAGTGATTGTTTGTACGGCGTTTTTGGCTATTCAatgctctttttttttccttcaaatgtATGTAAATTGTTACAATAATTGTTTGATATgcaaaaagtattttatttaaatgtttatactttatatttcttgagttttattgttatatcaatattttaaatttgtaatttcTTAATTTCCTAACAATAAATTATAGTGTACAGTATTAATGACggcttttaaaaattatacaatTAATAAGCGTGATAAAGAAACGCGACACTCGTATCTTTAGTATAcaatcttataaagcattttgggtttttatttatggtatgtcttataaaattaagcatatttttttttcccaaaaagCCCCTTTCAGCataatactagattttagatccgtgtccaacactggatacgagacttacgacattatcaatattagatattaatacatctaactcataaaagcttataagttcaaagttgaagatataagtgGATACCAAGTGTTCAA
It encodes:
- the LOC122608100 gene encoding laccase-2-like codes for the protein MVAPSSFLVAFIFLSFFFCFYPHHAIAQHAVKPVTRHYKFDIRLQNVTRLCQTKSIITVNGKFPGPRIIAREGDRLVIKVVNHVSDNITIHWHGVRQFRSAWADGPAYITQCPIQTGQSYVYNFTIVGQTGTLWYHAHVSWIRSTLYGPIVILPRRNTSYPFVKPYKEVPVIFGEWWKADTEAVINQALQTGAGPNNSDAYTINGLPGPLYNCSSPKETFHLKVKPGKTYLLRLINAALNDELFFKITNHTFTIVDADASYVKPFTTDTIYITPGQTTNVLLKTKNLTSNAKFLMAARPYSTAAAGTFDNTTVAGVLEYNANMMSFTNASIKGLPLPSLPAINATSYVANWTNKFRSLGNSQFPVNVPQTVQNRYFFTVGLGTDPCPKNQTCQGPNNNTKFAASINNISFNTPTIALLQAQYLGKTNGLFSTNFPSFPLNQFNYTGTPPNNTMVSHGTKVVVLPYNTTVELVMQGTSILGAENHPLHLHGHNVYVVGQGTGNFNSATDPANYNLVDPVERNTVGVPSGGWVAVRFRADNPGVWFMHCHIEIHLSWGLKMAWAVKDGNLPNQKLPPPPSDLPKC